In Corvus moneduloides isolate bCorMon1 chromosome 3, bCorMon1.pri, whole genome shotgun sequence, one DNA window encodes the following:
- the GPR63 gene encoding probable G-protein coupled receptor 63 has translation MVFSAMLTLAHPGTSNATFIVYENAYTNFTTPQFLLRSGTTQPLRYNSGAVLTTERSTFLVNTTAILPSQEVFRSLSLPLQIILSAAMIFILLVSFLGNFVVCLMVYQKAAMRSAINILLASLAFADLLLAVLNMPFALITIITTQWIFGDIFCRVSAMFFWLFVIEGVAILLIISIDRFLIIVQRQDKLNPYRAKILIAISWAASFVVAFPLSVGNPNLQIPSRAPQCVFGYSTSPGYRAYVIVILLISFFIPFLVMLYSFMGILNTVRHNAVRIHSHPDSICLSQASKLGLMSLQRPFQMNIDMSFKTRAFTTILILFLVFIVCWAPFTTYSLIATFNSHFYYKHNFFEISTWLLWLCYLKSALNPLIYYWRIKKFHDACLDLMPKFFKFLPQLPGHTRRRIRPSAIYVCGEHRSVV, from the coding sequence ATGGTTTTCTCAGCAATGTTGACGCTGGCCCACCCTGGGACCTCAAATGCTACTTTCATTGTTTATGAAAATGCCTATACGAATTTTACCACTCCCCAGTTCTTGCTTCGCAGTGGCACAACACAGCCATTGAGATATAATTCAGGTGCCGTGCTCACCACTGAGAGAAGTACTTTCCTGGTAAACACTACAGCTATCCTGCCATCGCAAGAAGTTTTCAGGAGCTTGAGTTTGCCACTCCAGATCATTCTTTCTGCTGCTATGATATTTATCCTATTGGTTTCTTTCCTTGGAAACTTTGTTGTCTGCCTGATGGTCTACCAGAAGGCAGCTATGCGATCTGCAATTAATATCCTCTTAGCAAGCCTGGCTTTTGcagacctgctgctggcagtgctaAACATGCCATTTGCTCTGATAACGATCATTACCACTCAGTGGATTTTTGGGGATATATTTTGCAGAGTTTCTGCCATGTTCTTCTGGCTTTTTGTCATAGAGGGGGTAGCCATTCTTCTTATTATTAGTATTGACCGATTTCTTATCATAGTTCAGAGGCAAGATAAACTGAATCCCTACCGTGCAAAGATTCTTATTGCGATTTCCTGGGCAGCATCCTTTGTTGTTGCTTTTCCATTATCAGTAGGGAATCCTAATCTGCAGATACCCTCGAGAGCACCTCAGTGTGTTTTTGGCTACTCTACAAGCCCAGGTTACCGAGCCTACGTGATAGTTATcttgctgatttctttttttattccattcctGGTAATGCTGTATTCTTTCATGGGCATACTCAACACCGTCCGCCACAACGCAGTGCGTATCCATAGCCACCCTGATAGCATATGTCTCAGCCAGGCCAGCAAACTTGGTCTCATGAGCTTACAGAGACCTTTTCAGATGAATATTGATATGAGCTTTAAAACTCGTGCCTTCACAACCATCTTGATTTTGTTCCTTGTCTTCATAGTCTGTTGGGCACCATTCACCACTTACAGCCTTATTGCCACGTTCAACAGCCACTTCTACTACAAGCACAACTTTTTTGAGATAAGCACTTGGCTCCTCTGGCTCTGCTACCTCAAGTCTGCACTGAACCCGCTGATTTACTACTGGAGGATTAAGAAGTTTCATGATGCATGCTTAGACTTGATGCCCAAATTCTTCAAGTTCTTGCCACAGCTCCCTGGCCATACAAGGCGGCGCATCCGGCCCAGTGCCATCTACGTGTGTGGGGAGCATCGGTCGGTGGTTTGA